The Leucoraja erinacea ecotype New England chromosome 29, Leri_hhj_1, whole genome shotgun sequence genome has a window encoding:
- the LOC129711014 gene encoding kelch-like protein 23, whose protein sequence is MAAEARDEMAVPAPDAVLEVGQRLFHVNRAALSRASDYFRALFFGGTRDRSGPGRRVVLRGLDAEVFERLLAFAQGGHVLIERHNAAALLEAADFLLLERLKRLCGAFLQRQLRAGNCLGFWAYSRRFACPGLEAAARRVAHTHLAAVMAEREELEQLPEEALAELLASDELYVGAEDEVVEALVEWASHGRGRDAALPSLLGLVRAPFLSLAFLDLLIQRTKGGGSGEDDTCGRLLKMLSRALPRQWTAAQGLPQRGRSYQTLYVLGGRHELEQQELFQFHPKTNSWQACSPLRRRNLTQYAVAAVGNSIFVTGGYFRDEVVWYCVDWVLIYNCWENSWSEGPSMKQSRNWHCAVGAGQYLYVLGGSTDEAVIGDVERLPVSHTEWVGMSGMVQPVERAAAASDGASIYVLCGLDENGDVYSGVQRLHVDTDVWDVISFSPHPRYDLCATLLNGALYVVGGQTFRLDIDTDEWTPVDEECLNQKFFNGCATVNGRTFLLGERKGNTTIPIMILFDPYTDTCQTVDTAVPCALPVRGCVSIRKFNTTRV, encoded by the exons atggcggCGGAGGCCCGGGACGAGATGGCGGTGCCGGCCCCCGACGCCGTGCTGGAGGTGGGCCAGCGGCTATTCCATGTCAACAGGGCCGCGCTGTCGCGGGCCAGCGACTACTTTCGCGCCTTGTTCTTCGGCGGCACCAGGGATCGGTCGGGGCCTGGGCGCCGCGTCGTGCTGCGAGGCCTGGACGCCGAGGTGTTCGAGCGGCTGCTGGCCTTCGCCCAGGGCGGCCACGTCCTGATCGAGCGGCACAACGCGGCGGCGCTGCTGGAGGCCGCCGACTTCTTGCTGTTGGAGCGGCTCAAGCGTCTGTGCGGCGCCTTCCTGCAGCGCCAGCTCCGCGCCGGCAACTGCCTAGGCTTCTGGGCCTACTCGAGGCGCTTCGCCTGCCCGGGCCTGGAGGCCGCCGCCCGCCGGGTGGCCCACACTCACCTGGCCGCCGTGATGGCCGAGCGGGAGGAGCTGGAGCAGCTCCCCGAGGAGGCTCTGGCCGAGCTGCTGGCCAGCGACGAGCTGTACGTGGGCGCCGAGGACGAGGTGGTCGAGGCCTTGGTGGAGTGGGCGAGCCACGGGCGCGGCCGGGATGCGGCCTTGCCGTCGCTGCTCGGCCTGGTCAGGGCCCCCTTCCTCAGCCTCGCCTTCCTCGACCTCCTCATACAACGGACCAAGGGCGGGGGCAGCGGCGAGGACGACACTTGCGGCCGCCTGCTGAAGATGCTCAGCCGGGCCCTACCCCGCCAATGGACGGCGGCCCAGGGCCTCCCCCAGAGAGGCCGCAGCTACCAGACCCTCTACGTCCTCGGGGGAAGACACGAGCTGGAGCAGCAAGAACTCTTCCAATTCCACCCTAAAACCAACTCATGGCAAGCCTGCTCCCCTCTCCGCCGCAGAAACCTCACCCAGTACGCCGTGGCAGCAGTAG GGAATTCCATCTTTGTCACGGGCGGATACTTCCGAGACGAGGTGGTGTGGTACTGCGTGGACTGGGTGCTGATTTACAACTGCTGGGAGAACAGCTGGTCGGAAGGACCTTCCATGAAGCAATCCCGCAACTGGCACTGTGCCGTCGGCGCCGGCCAGTACCTCTACGTGCTGGGAGGAAGCACCGACGAGGCGGTGATAGGTGATGTGGAGCGTCTGCCCGTGAGCCACACGGAGTGGGTGGGCATGAGCGGCATGGTTCAGCCTGTGGAGAGGGCAGCGGCGGCCAGCGACGGGGCCAGCATCTACGTGCTGTGCGGACTGGATGAGAACGGAGATGTCTACAGTGGGGTTCAGCGGCTACATGTGGACACAGATGTCTGGGACGTCATCTCCTTTTCGCCACATCCCCG GTACGATCTTTGCGCCACTCTGCTGAACGGTGCATTATATGTAGTGGGAGGTCAGACATTCCGCCTGGACATAGACACGGACGAGTGGACCCCGGTGGACGAGGAGTGCTTGAATCAGAAGTTCTTCAATGGTTGCGCTACTGTTAACGGGAGGACGTTTCTTCTTGGCGAGAGGAAGGGGAATACGACGATCCCTATTATGATTCTTTTCGATCCCTACACGGACACCTGTCAGACGGTGGACACAGCAGTGCCCTGCGCCCTCCCTGTGCGGGGCTGCGTGTCCATCCGAAAGTTCAACACCACGCGAGTATGA